A single genomic interval of Spinacia oleracea cultivar Varoflay chromosome 6, BTI_SOV_V1, whole genome shotgun sequence harbors:
- the LOC110798681 gene encoding uncharacterized protein isoform X3: protein MDVRDEIDMNKLQNPPKSKKKTKMPKEKKETTGRSSEEQKIGNAKQPDMKETGKYEIEKEIEAEKQIDTFHEGDGKACTTSETEVQKPLSEGDKKSSSKSQPEVQKTSSEIDQEESSKSLVQRKIATKNRGNNLLKQLLAKSIKQNNKKKVAQMVAAAAAAAMASKEADERIDIAAVAAQIEAEKMAPAADAEDKRVAQEKASAAEKEAKKSG from the exons atggaTGTTCGTGACGAAATTGAcatgaacaagcttcaaaatccACCGAAAAGCAAAAA AAAAACGAAGATGccgaaagaaaaaaaggaaac GACTGGAAGATCTAGTGAAGAGCAAAAAATCGGGAATGCAAAGCAACCAGACATGAAGGA AACTGGAAAATACGAAATTGAGAAGGAAATTGAAGCTGAAAAGCAAATAGACACATTCCA tGAAGGAGATGGGAAGGCATGTACAACTTCTGAGACAGAAGTTCAAAAACCATTGAG TGAAGGAGATAAGAAATCTTCATCAAAATCACAACCTGAAGTTCAAAAAACATCAAG TGAAATAGATCAAGAAGAGTCTTCAAAATCTTTGGTACAAAGAAAGATTGCTACAAAAAATAG GGGCAACAACTTACTGAAACAACTTTTAGCAAAGAGCATAAAGcagaacaacaaaaaaaaggtTGCACAAATGGTAGCtgcagctgctgctgctgcaaTGGCCAGCAAAGAAGCTGACGAAAGGATAGATATAGCTGCCGTTGCAGCACAAATAGAAGCTGAGAAAATGGCACCTGCAGCTGATGCAGAAGACAAAAGAGTCGCTCAGGAAAAGGCGTCTGCAGCTGAGAAAGAAGCCAAAAAGAGTGGCTGA
- the LOC130463324 gene encoding vicilin-like seed storage protein At2g18540, with translation MKKDLEERKKEYEEKISQLMAKNNKELIKEAERKEAERKKREDERKKKEDDDATKAIAMVVENVNASESEAQTIGGKGTKRGKKTTATKKKTILSITMDEELQKKLHNISDSYNPRRSTRSIVKVQQNVCAEVVSKEEFEGKDVSGVTSKVTNTPKKRKAVEKEDEDEPLDVEIIKIKKQKGVEKKAPVKGRILPLRSALKRNKKNDIEEVKEEQKTGITFNIVQSFFKERSFGYHKMLFLFG, from the exons ATGAAGAAGGATTTAgaggaaagaaagaaagaatatGAAGAAAAAATTAGCCAGCTTATGGCTAAAAACAACAAAGAGTTGATAAAGGAAGCGGAAAGGAAAGAAGCtgagagaaagaaaagagaagatgagagaaagaaaaaagaagacgaTGATGCCACAAAAGCAATTGCCATGGTGGTTGAAAATGTAAATGCTTCAGAGAGTGAAGCTCAAACCATTGGTGGTAAAGGCACAAAAAGAGGAAAGAAGACAACAGCTACCAAGAAGAAGACCATTCTAAGTATTACTATGGATGAAGAACTACAAAAGAAGTTGCATAACATATCAGATTCATACAATCCGAGAAGAAGTACAAGATCAATAGTGAAAGTGCAACAAAATGTTTGTGCTGAAGTAGTTAGCAAAGAAGAATTTGAAGGCAAAG ATGTTTCTGGAGTTACTTCCAAAGTAACAAATACTCcaaagaaaaggaaagcggttGAGAAAGAAGATGAGGATGAGCCTTTGGATGTtgagataataaaaataaaaaaacaaaaag gAGTTGAAAAAAAAGCACCTGTTAAGGGAAGAATTCTTCCTCTTAGGAGTGCATTgaaaagaaataagaaaaatgatATTGAAGAAGTGAAAGAAGAACAGAAAACAGGTATTACATTTAACATTGTTCAAAGTTTTTTCAAGGAACGTTCATTTGGTTAtcataaaatgttatttttgtttGGATAA
- the LOC110798681 gene encoding uncharacterized protein isoform X5 yields the protein MDVRDEIDMNKLQNPPKSKKKTKMPKEKKETTGRSSEEQKIGNAKQPDMKETGKYEIEKEIEAEKQIDTFHEGDKKSSSKSQPEVQKTSSEIDQEESSKSLVQRKIATKNRGNNLLKQLLAKSIKQNNKKKVAQMVAAAAAAAMASKEADERIDIAAVAAQIEAEKMAPAADAEDKRVAQEKASAAEKEAKKSG from the exons atggaTGTTCGTGACGAAATTGAcatgaacaagcttcaaaatccACCGAAAAGCAAAAA AAAAACGAAGATGccgaaagaaaaaaaggaaac GACTGGAAGATCTAGTGAAGAGCAAAAAATCGGGAATGCAAAGCAACCAGACATGAAGGA AACTGGAAAATACGAAATTGAGAAGGAAATTGAAGCTGAAAAGCAAATAGACACATTCCA TGAAGGAGATAAGAAATCTTCATCAAAATCACAACCTGAAGTTCAAAAAACATCAAG TGAAATAGATCAAGAAGAGTCTTCAAAATCTTTGGTACAAAGAAAGATTGCTACAAAAAATAG GGGCAACAACTTACTGAAACAACTTTTAGCAAAGAGCATAAAGcagaacaacaaaaaaaaggtTGCACAAATGGTAGCtgcagctgctgctgctgcaaTGGCCAGCAAAGAAGCTGACGAAAGGATAGATATAGCTGCCGTTGCAGCACAAATAGAAGCTGAGAAAATGGCACCTGCAGCTGATGCAGAAGACAAAAGAGTCGCTCAGGAAAAGGCGTCTGCAGCTGAGAAAGAAGCCAAAAAGAGTGGCTGA
- the LOC110798681 gene encoding uncharacterized protein isoform X1 — protein MDVRDEIDMNKLQNPPKSKKKTKMPKEKKETTGRSSEEQKIGNAKQPDMKETGKYEIEKEIEAEKQIDTFQEQPQRLILKFKRRPTKSQPEVQKVLSEGDGKACTTSETEVQKPLSEGDKKSSSKSQPEVQKTSSEIDQEESSKSLVQRKIATKNRGNNLLKQLLAKSIKQNNKKKVAQMVAAAAAAAMASKEADERIDIAAVAAQIEAEKMAPAADAEDKRVAQEKASAAEKEAKKSG, from the exons atggaTGTTCGTGACGAAATTGAcatgaacaagcttcaaaatccACCGAAAAGCAAAAA AAAAACGAAGATGccgaaagaaaaaaaggaaac GACTGGAAGATCTAGTGAAGAGCAAAAAATCGGGAATGCAAAGCAACCAGACATGAAGGA AACTGGAAAATACGAAATTGAGAAGGAAATTGAAGCTGAAAAGCAAATAGACACATTCCA AGAACAACCACAAAGGTTAATACTCAAATTTAAGCGAAGACCAACTAAATCCCAGCCAGAGGTTCAGAAAGTATTAAG tGAAGGAGATGGGAAGGCATGTACAACTTCTGAGACAGAAGTTCAAAAACCATTGAG TGAAGGAGATAAGAAATCTTCATCAAAATCACAACCTGAAGTTCAAAAAACATCAAG TGAAATAGATCAAGAAGAGTCTTCAAAATCTTTGGTACAAAGAAAGATTGCTACAAAAAATAG GGGCAACAACTTACTGAAACAACTTTTAGCAAAGAGCATAAAGcagaacaacaaaaaaaaggtTGCACAAATGGTAGCtgcagctgctgctgctgcaaTGGCCAGCAAAGAAGCTGACGAAAGGATAGATATAGCTGCCGTTGCAGCACAAATAGAAGCTGAGAAAATGGCACCTGCAGCTGATGCAGAAGACAAAAGAGTCGCTCAGGAAAAGGCGTCTGCAGCTGAGAAAGAAGCCAAAAAGAGTGGCTGA
- the LOC130463325 gene encoding uncharacterized protein translates to MGFKTQEFMDEFVGIIQAVGDNLSKLSDSLKKAQEFFPGNELVSKVEEFLSKMAKEPSLSQDEWSDDFIKALLEKEKELLDAIELEKNKAKKDKQRYEYDIKNAFDLGLSPSPIIDDDKLKREKAGTSTSTPSLSLEEIDESLASAMLNLKQRREEEKKENEIAKAKKMMQAESEVSEPASEEPKTTVEEIVVQEEKIVSSDEATVEPELHVSEMMPVTNVIEEEPAPEVRNEEDSAPQVIEKKVTPDGVEEQPAKNKTNESAEPQVLENTVAQQMVEEPAEPHTPTQPNEKGDKGKRPQRIHKLPATFSSPYLVKYRDLFKNLDTMHQSLADYVLSGQDNSEVLYFDGYNYINREDMKTLVDEAEVVDCVIDSWSKYLNAKGHKDKLFLSTVPYVSIIIDVI, encoded by the exons ATGGGTTTTAAAACACAGGAGTTTATGGATGAGTTTGTCGGTATAATTCAAGCTGTTGGTGACAATTTGTCAAAACTTTCTGATTCATTGAAGAAGGCGCAAGAATTCTTCCCAGGAAATGAGTTGGTATCTAAAGTGGAAGAGTTCTTGTCAAAAATGGCAAAAGAACCATCATTAAGCCAAGATGAGTGGTCTGATGACTTCATTAAGGCTCTgttggaaaaagaaaaagagttgTTGGATGCAATTGAGCtggagaaaaacaaagcaaaaaaggATAAGCAGAGATATGAGTATGATATCAAGAATGCATTCGACTTGGGACTTTCACCATCACCGATAATAGATGATGACAAGTTGAAACGTGAGAAAGCTGGTACATCCACCTCTACGCCAAGTTTGTCACTTGAAGAAATAGATGAATCTTTGGCTTCTGCTATGCTGAATCTAAAACAAAGAAGGGaggaagagaaaaaagaaaatgaaattgcAAAAGCTAAGAAAATGATGCAAGCAGAATCAGAAGTGAGTGAACCAGCTTCAGAAGAACCAAAAACAACAGTGGAGGAGATTGTTGTACAAGAAGAGAAGATTGTGAGCTCGGATGAAGCTACAGTGGAGCCTGAGTTGCATGTATCAGAAATGATGCCTGTAACTAATGTAATTGAAGAGGAGCCTGCACCAGAAGTGAGAAATGAAGAGGATTCTGCACCACAAGTGATTGAGAAGAAGGTTACACCAGATGGGGTCGAGGAGCAGCCTGCAAAAAATAAGACAAATGAAAGTGCTGAACCACAAGTGCTTGAGAACACGGTTGCACAACAAATGGTTGAGGAGCCAGCAGAACCTCATACTCCTACACAGCC AAATGAGAAAGGTGACAAAGGAAAAAGACCTCAAAGGATTCACAAACTACCGGCTACCTTCTCTTCTCCATATTTGGTCAAGTATCGAGACTTGTTCAAAAATCTGGACACAATGCATCAAAGCCTAGCAGATTATGTCTTAAGTGGTCAGGACAACag TGAGGTTCTTTATTTTGATGGATACAACTACATCAATAGAGAGGACATGAAAACACTGGTTGATGAAGCGGAAGTGGTTGACTGTGTGATTGATTCATGGTCAAAGTATCTAAATGCAAAGGGCCATAAAGATAAACTCTTCCTTTCAACAGTTCCATATGTAAGTATAATAATTGATGTTAtttaa
- the LOC110798681 gene encoding uncharacterized protein isoform X2 translates to MDVRDEIDMNKLQNPPKSKKKTKMPKEKKETTGRSSEEQKIGNAKQPDMKETGKYEIEKEIEAEKQIDTFQEQPQRLILKFKRRPTKSQPEVQKVLSEGDGKACTTSETEVQKPLSEGDKKSSSKSQPEVQKTSRGNNLLKQLLAKSIKQNNKKKVAQMVAAAAAAAMASKEADERIDIAAVAAQIEAEKMAPAADAEDKRVAQEKASAAEKEAKKSG, encoded by the exons atggaTGTTCGTGACGAAATTGAcatgaacaagcttcaaaatccACCGAAAAGCAAAAA AAAAACGAAGATGccgaaagaaaaaaaggaaac GACTGGAAGATCTAGTGAAGAGCAAAAAATCGGGAATGCAAAGCAACCAGACATGAAGGA AACTGGAAAATACGAAATTGAGAAGGAAATTGAAGCTGAAAAGCAAATAGACACATTCCA AGAACAACCACAAAGGTTAATACTCAAATTTAAGCGAAGACCAACTAAATCCCAGCCAGAGGTTCAGAAAGTATTAAG tGAAGGAGATGGGAAGGCATGTACAACTTCTGAGACAGAAGTTCAAAAACCATTGAG TGAAGGAGATAAGAAATCTTCATCAAAATCACAACCTGAAGTTCAAAAAACATCAAG GGGCAACAACTTACTGAAACAACTTTTAGCAAAGAGCATAAAGcagaacaacaaaaaaaaggtTGCACAAATGGTAGCtgcagctgctgctgctgcaaTGGCCAGCAAAGAAGCTGACGAAAGGATAGATATAGCTGCCGTTGCAGCACAAATAGAAGCTGAGAAAATGGCACCTGCAGCTGATGCAGAAGACAAAAGAGTCGCTCAGGAAAAGGCGTCTGCAGCTGAGAAAGAAGCCAAAAAGAGTGGCTGA
- the LOC110798681 gene encoding uncharacterized protein isoform X4, which produces MDVRDEIDMNKLQNPPKSKKKTKMPKEKKETTGRSSEEQKIGNAKQPDMKETGKYEIEKEIEAEKQIDTFQEQPQRLILKFKRRPTKSQPEVQKVLSEGDGKACTTSETEVQKPLRGNNLLKQLLAKSIKQNNKKKVAQMVAAAAAAAMASKEADERIDIAAVAAQIEAEKMAPAADAEDKRVAQEKASAAEKEAKKSG; this is translated from the exons atggaTGTTCGTGACGAAATTGAcatgaacaagcttcaaaatccACCGAAAAGCAAAAA AAAAACGAAGATGccgaaagaaaaaaaggaaac GACTGGAAGATCTAGTGAAGAGCAAAAAATCGGGAATGCAAAGCAACCAGACATGAAGGA AACTGGAAAATACGAAATTGAGAAGGAAATTGAAGCTGAAAAGCAAATAGACACATTCCA AGAACAACCACAAAGGTTAATACTCAAATTTAAGCGAAGACCAACTAAATCCCAGCCAGAGGTTCAGAAAGTATTAAG tGAAGGAGATGGGAAGGCATGTACAACTTCTGAGACAGAAGTTCAAAAACCATTGAG GGGCAACAACTTACTGAAACAACTTTTAGCAAAGAGCATAAAGcagaacaacaaaaaaaaggtTGCACAAATGGTAGCtgcagctgctgctgctgcaaTGGCCAGCAAAGAAGCTGACGAAAGGATAGATATAGCTGCCGTTGCAGCACAAATAGAAGCTGAGAAAATGGCACCTGCAGCTGATGCAGAAGACAAAAGAGTCGCTCAGGAAAAGGCGTCTGCAGCTGAGAAAGAAGCCAAAAAGAGTGGCTGA